The genomic DNA GTACCTGTCACTAAATCCCTTAATGGATCTGTACTAGCATCTGTTCTAATTATAACAGTACCAAGTGTAAACTTTACACCAGAACCATGAAGAAAACGTCTATTAAGATTTCCAATTATAGATTGTGCAGAAGCTTGTGCCTTGGACAAATTCCCATTATAAGCAGTGCTTGAGAAAAAAGACCTAGAGCCAATTTCTACACCAATTTCATATTCAAGCACATCCATTACTGTAGTTGGAGGCAAACTTGCTGCAAGAAGACCAGTTTCTTTTAACAATAATGGTTTGTCTGTACCTTTAGAAAAATTGGCAGGTAATTTTGTTTTTTGACTTGAATTTTCATTCTCCGAGATTGAATGCGTACTATCCCCATTATTAATATCCAACATACACCCTTTACCTAAATGCAAATTTTCTTTTTTAACAACAAAAATATCATGAGTCCTTTTGTTTTCTGATGAAGGTCTTATTTCTATCGTTTCGCTTTTAGATTTAACTATAGTTGCTATTAATCCTTTTTCAGATATTACGGCATTCACATAAATATCTGGATATTCTTTAAGGTTTCCTGTATATGCACATTCTTTTGGTTTTTCAGTTTCTACCAACTTACCAGTACCATCATCTATTAAAAACCTAGTATTTCTGCCATACACCAAACTCTTCTCAAGTTCAAGAGTCATTACCTCGTCCAAATAAATGATTGGTATTGAAAACCTAGAAGGTAAATTCTTAGGAAGCTCTTCAATAATTAAAGTCTCGTATTGAGAATTATTATTATCATGGTTTATTTTATTTTGTGCACTTACAATGTGACAACCTAAAATAAGCAGTAAAAAAAGTATTTTTCGGTATGGTAGTTTTAACATCATAATTATATTTTGTTAGAGCTTGGATTAAATGTCTTACAAATTTGATACTAAAATTGCTATCTTATCGGGTACAGATATTTCTTTTTAATACATATTCTGTTCATTTTCAATCTGAAAACTATAAAAACAACAAAACCCACTTTCTCTTGTTAAAATAAAACTCGCACAAACACTATTTAAATGATTTTGAATTTTATGTATAAAGTTTCACATGAACATAAAAATTATACCTTATTATTGTAAAAATGAATTCGCCAAAAGATACTTATAGAACAATTCTCAAAGCTTCGGAAGAACAACTTTATAAAGACAGAAACAGTAAGTTTTACGGTTATGCGTTTCCTGTTTTAACAGAAAGTGATGTAAAAGCCCACATTGAAACATTAAAAAAGACACATCATGCCGCAAGACATTGGTGCTATGCTTATCAATTAGGAACAGAGAGGTTCTCGTATCGCGCCAATGATGATGGAGAGCCTAATAATTCCGCCGGTATGCCAATTTATGGGCAAATCCAATCTTTTGATGTGACTAATATTTTGGTGGTTGTAGTAAGATATTTCGGTGGTGTTAAACTAGGTGTAGGTGGTTTAATTAACGCCTATAAAACAACAGCTCAGATAACATTAGAACATTCCAATATATTAGAAAAGACTATTAATATAAATTACCTTATTTCATTCGATTATAAAAACATGAATAAAGTGATGCGAATTATTAAAGAGAAAAACTTAAATATTAGCAACCAAATTTTAGAAATGGATT from Flavivirga abyssicola includes the following:
- a CDS encoding IMPACT family protein, with protein sequence MNSPKDTYRTILKASEEQLYKDRNSKFYGYAFPVLTESDVKAHIETLKKTHHAARHWCYAYQLGTERFSYRANDDGEPNNSAGMPIYGQIQSFDVTNILVVVVRYFGGVKLGVGGLINAYKTTAQITLEHSNILEKTININYLISFDYKNMNKVMRIIKEKNLNISNQILEMDCKITISVRKKDAQSIFETFNRLFEISIKKN